From one Mytilus trossulus isolate FHL-02 chromosome 10, PNRI_Mtr1.1.1.hap1, whole genome shotgun sequence genomic stretch:
- the LOC134686008 gene encoding uncharacterized protein LOC134686008, giving the protein MASNWSLCGVCDHLHITNPSEVWCSECGEGLCGDCKEHHGVSKGTKHHETVFIIDYKKLPTEILQIAQMCDKHNSKYEFFCKKHDCVCCKCCLKYHKSCKVETDINKVIKNVKTSNAFHEIVQSLLEVVVNIKHISSNREDNLTLLVNKKKEIEEEIQQTRTNINNHLDKLQNDLMKELMVTEQKESSKVRKLLTTLKQREQKMAKYHMFDVAIIGNDSIAVTSAESDNINIIDIKKRKLKKPMKVNSGNYGVVYKEGNLICCSRKKGLKMISLRDESIINVLNIELPPNAYVTTFADKLIYTKGNNNSVTCCDYHGQILWTFCDTSVLIYPLGASVDNGGNVFVVGYASHNVVVISADGQRCRQLVSRRTAGLIDPTVLHYDQRTNTLLVATSKGDAFLYHVT; this is encoded by the coding sequence ATGGCCAGTAATTGGAGTCTTTGTGGTGTTTGTGATCATCTTCATATAACCAACCCGTCAGAAGTCTGGTGTTCCGAATGCGGGGAAGGACTATGCGGAGATTGTAAAGAACATCACGGTGTTTCTAAGGGAACAAAACATCATGAAACAGTTTTCATTATCGATTACAAGAAATTACCGACTGAAATCCTTCAAATCGCACAGATGTGTGACAAGCATAACAGTAAATACGAGTTTTTCTGTAAAAAGCACGATTGTGTATGTTGTAAATGTTGtttgaaatatcataaaagTTGCAAGGTTGAAACCGACATCAACAAAGTAATAAAAAACGTCAAAACTTCAAATGCGTTCCATGAAATTGTTCAATCCTTGCTCGAAGTTGTTGTGAATATCAAACATATAAGTTCTAACAGGGAAGATAATTTAACATTGCTGgtaaacaagaaaaaagaaatcgAAGAAGAAATACAACAAACCAGAACCAATATAAATAATCACCTTGATAAACTTCAGAATGATTTGATGAAAGAATTAATGGTTACAGAACAAAAAGAAAGCAGCAAAGTACGAAAGTTGTTAACTACTTTAAAACAGAGGGAACAAAAGATGGCAAAATATCATATGTTTGATGTGGCAATTATTGGTAACGATTCAATTGCTGTAACATCTGCCGAATcagacaatataaatataatcgACATAAAGAAGCGTAAATTGAAGAAACCAATGAAGGTAAATTCGGGCAATTATGGAGTAGTATACAAAGAGGGAAATTTGATTTGTTGTTCCAGGAAGAAAGGACTAAAGATGATAAGTCTTAGAGATGAATCTATTATAAATGTTCTAAATATTGAACTACCTCCTAACGCGTACGTTACAACATTTGCTGACAAACTGATCTATACAAAAGGCAACAATAACAGTGTAACCTGTTGTGATTACCATGGCCAGATACTATGGACTTTCTGTGATACAAGCGTTCTGATTTATCCACTCGGTGCCTCTGTAGATAATGGTGGTAATGTGTTTGTAGTGGGATATGCTTCTCACAATGTGGTCGTCATCTCTGCCGATGGACAACGCTGCAGGCAACTTGTATCGCGAAGAACTGCTGGACTGATTGATCCGACAGTTCTGCACTATGACCAACGTACCAACACATTGTTAGTGGCTACGTCGAAAGGTGACGCTTTTTTGTATCATGTTACATAA
- the LOC134686776 gene encoding uncharacterized protein LOC134686776 — MASSLNRCEIYDDQIINSSEVSCSEVDQGLCGDGKEPHNISKGTENYITSSIWENKLPTEVHQISKVCLKHNETYELFCIKHDCPCCKKCVKSHNDCKGLTDINEIIKHVKTSNAISEIEQTLQEVVENIKRISCNREDNSVYLQNKKREIEKEIKQTRTKINLHLDKLQEVLTKELMSTEQKESSKIRQLLTTLTKKEQEMSKYQTNFAHIKQYGSELQTFLSMKQLEKDIAVEEEFIQSLTKDSITNQVNISFRINKSLLEITTSLQRFGDIIVSSDNCNVLIKKRKDRKAQIMVVPLPTRHIDNLTLTLQKRISTNMANVKGCSMLPGGRMVFSCYSKSKIGVFKSDGSVDFEINNVGDTFDVVFIGDDSIAVTSGESFNINIIDLNKQQLTKTIKVKSNNDGVAYKDGHLIYCSRKKGLKMISLSDESVTNVTKKTIPWQAHVTTFGDKLFYTNDIKHRVTCCDFHGNILWKFCDTRVLREPCGISVDNDGNVFVAGYRSGNVVVISPDGQHHRQLISHDDQLKYPQGLHYDTSSNTLLVANYQYNAVVYNVK, encoded by the coding sequence ATGGCCAGTAGTTTAAATCGTTGTGAAATCTATGATGATCAGATTATCAATTCATCAGAAGTTTCGTGTTCCGAAGTAGACCAAGGGCTATGTGGAGATGGAAAAGAACCCCACAATATTTCAAAGGGAACAGAAAACTATATTACTAGTTCCATTTGGGAAAACAAGTTACCAACCGAAGTCCATCAAATTTCAAAGGTTTGCTTAAAACATAATGAGACATACGAGCTTTTCTGTATAAAACACGATTGCCCATGCTGTAAGAAATGTGTGAAGTCTCACAACGATTGTAAAGGTTTAACCGATATTAATGAAATCATAAAACACGTCAAAACATCCAACGCCATCAGCGAAATCGAACAAACCctacaggaagttgttgagaaTATTAAACGAATCAGTTGTAACCGGGAAGACAATTCAGTATATctacaaaacaagaaaagagaaattgagaaagaaataaaacaaaccagGACAAAGATAAATCTTCACCTCGATAAACTTCAGGAGGTTTTAACGAAAGAATTAATGTCAACAGAACAAAAAGAAAGTAGCAAAATTCGACAACTGCTGACAACTCTGACAAAGAAAGAACAAGAGAtgtcaaaatatcaaacaaactttGCTCATATAAAACAGTATGGATCGGAGCTTCAAACTTTTTTGTCCATGAAACAACTCGAAAAAGATATTGCAGTCGAAGAAGAATTTATTCAATCTCTAACCAAAGATAGCATCACGAATCAAGTCAATATTTCATTCCGAATTAACAAGTCGTTGCTGGAAATCACAACCAGCTTGCAGAGGTTTGGAGATATTATTGTCAGTTCTGATAACTGCAATGTGTTAATTAAGAAACGGAAAGACAGAAAAGCCCAGATTATGGTAGTCCCTCTTCCAACCAGACATATTGATAACTTAACATTGACTTTACAGAAACGTATCAGTACAAATATGGCAAATGTCAAAGGTTGTTCTATGCTCCCTGGTGGTAGAATGGTGTTTTCCTGTTATTCCAAAAGCAAAATAGGAGTATTCAAATCAGACGGATCcgtagattttgaaataaataacgtCGGTGATACGTTTGATGTGGTATTTATCGGTGATGACTCTATTGCTGTTACATCTGGGGAATCatttaacataaatataatcgacttaaacaaacaacaactgactaaaacaataaaagtaaagtCAAACAATGACGGTGTGGCATACAAAGATGgacatttgatttattgttcCAGAAAGAAAGGACTGAAAATGATTAGTCTAAGTGATGAATCCGTTACCAATGTTACCAAAAAAACAATTCCTTGGCAGGCTCATGTGACAACATTCGGTGATAAACTGTTCTATACAAACGATATCAAACACAGAGTTACATGTTGTGATTTTCATGGGAACATACTGTGGAAGTTCTGTGATACACGTGTTCTGCGTGAACCGTGTGGCATCTCTGTAGACAATGATGGTAATGTGTTTGTTGCCGGTTATCGTTCTGGCAATGTGGTTGTCATTTCTCCTGATGGACAGCACCACCGACAACTTATATCTCATGACGATCAACTTAAATACCCACAGGGTCTGCACTATGACACATCTTCCAATACACTATTAGTGGCAAATTACCAGTATAACGCGGTCGTGTATaatgttaaatga
- the LOC134686676 gene encoding uncharacterized protein LOC134686676: MASNLNICGACNQQQITVQSEVWCFECEEGLCEKCKEHHSVSQGTRHHAALFIVEYQKLTTRVCKKHKGLYELFCKNHDCLCCKYCVKSHKDCKELTEINEVIKNVKASNAFYEIEQTLLEITDNIKRITANREENLILLENTKREIEGEINQTRSTINNYLDKIQDDLMNELMVMEQKESIEIRKLLTSLKTKEQEIGNYQALFANIKQNASDLHAFTSIKHVENDLAIAEQFIQSLTKSDTTIQVNISMQIDKSLQEIAASVQKFGEISVSLDPCDFTILKRKDRQAQIMVAPSTRNINNLILTLQKRINTDLSNMRGCSILPDGRMVFSSFSEKKISVLKSDGSTDFEMSNVCGTFDVVFIGNECIAVTSSSYSNEMNIINIKENKLTKTIKVHSDNDGVAYNDGHLIYCAREKGLQMISLSDESTSNVINHELSGLSYVTTFGDKLCYTDYNEDSVTCCDFHGKIMWKFSDISVLDTPYGICVDNDGNVFVVGYHSHNVVVISRDGKQHRQLLSSDDGLKYPRALHYDQSTNKILVANEFNDAFLYEAK; this comes from the coding sequence ATGGCCAGCAATTTGAATATTTGTGGTGCTTGTAATCAGCAGCAGATAACCGTACAATCAGAAGTTTGGTGTTTCGAATGTGAAGAAGGTCTTTGTGAAAAATGTAAAGAACATCACAGTGTTTCACAAGGGACAAGACACCATGCAGCACTTTTCATAGTTGAATACCAGAAACTAACGACCAGAGTCTGCAAGAAACATAAAGGGCTATACGAACTTTTCTGTAAAAATCATGACTGTCTTTGCTGTAAGTATTGTGTGAAATCTCATAAAGATTGCAAAGAATTAACTGAAATCAATGAAGTCATAAAAAACGTAAAAGCATCAAATGCCTTTTATGAAATCGAACAAACCTTGCTGGAAATTACCGATAATATAAAACGAATCACCGCTAACCGGGaagaaaatttaatattgcTAGAAAACACGAAAAGAGAAATTGAAGgagaaataaatcaaacaagGTCGACGATAAATAATTATCTTGATAAAATTCAGGATGATTTGATGAACGAACTCATGGTGATGGAACAAAAAGAAAGCATCGAAATTCGAAAGTTGTTGACAAGTctgaaaacaaaggaacaagaGATTGGAAACTACCAAGCGCTGTTTGCTAATATAAAACAGAATGCTTCGGATCTGCATGCATTTACGTCAATAAAGCATGTAGAAAACGATTTAGCAATCGCAGAACAATTCATTCAATCGCTCACAAAAAGCGACACCACTATTCAAGTCAATATTTCAATGCAAATAGACAAATCTTTACAGGAAATCGCAGCCAGCGTGCAGAAGTTTGGAGAAATCAGTGTTAGTTTAGACCCATGTGATTTCACCATTCTAAAACGGAAGGACAGACAAGCCCAGATTATGGTAGCTCCTTCAACCAGAAATATCAATAACCTGATTCTGACATTACAGAAACGTATTAATACAGATCTGTCAAATATGAGAGGTTGTTCTATACTCCCTGATGGTCGGATGGTATTCTCCTCTTTTTCCGAAAAGAAAATAAGCGTATTGAAATCGGATGGATCAACAGATTTTGAAATGAGTAATGTCTGTGGTACGTTTGATGTGGTATTTATCGGTAATGAATGTATTGCTGTAACGTCTAGTAGCTATTCAAATGAGatgaatataataaacataaaggaaaacaaactgacaaaaacaataaaagtacATTCAGACAATGATGGAGTAGCATACAATGATGGCCATTTGATTTATTGTGCCAGGGAGAAAGGGTTACAGATGATAAGTCTTAGTGATGAATCCACTTCCAATGTTATCAATCACGAACTTTCCGGCTTATCGTACGTTACAACATTCGGGGACAAACTGTGTTACACAGACTATAACGAGGATAGTGTAACCTGCTGTGATTTTCATGGTAAGATAATGTGGAAGTTCAGTGATATTAGTGTTCTGGACACTCCATACGGCATCTGCGTAGATAATGATGGAAACGTGTTTGTAGTTGGGTATCATTCACACAACGTTGTTGTCATTTCTCGAGATGGAAAACAACACAGACAACTTTTATCAAGTGATGATGGATTGAAATACCCCCGGGCTCTGCACTATGACCAATCTACGaacaaaattttagttgcaaatGAATTCAATGATGCTTTCCTGTAtgaagctaaataa